The following coding sequences lie in one Primulina huaijiensis isolate GDHJ02 chromosome 2, ASM1229523v2, whole genome shotgun sequence genomic window:
- the LOC140970810 gene encoding uncharacterized protein isoform X11 — MHNESEIVPNHNHSMIQVGLPHPQFDVSLCGASTPNIDKISDLYSHFQGPPDHSSNLSTKNNNGALEMPSMQPSGFGNLLLNKKRNLYSDLISMSDESLPSNQVPVQGFSCGISYGNYSHQGMTAQRSALPLESEARQENEGWHELTLRKVLKPAPSDPDTSLDPLEQKFLYSTDDNIFGSSFSRSIDNGLETFASTALEHASYIDRFPTIQSGSWSALMQSAVAETSSGDGGLQEEWSGLNFQNSELLTDNQTSNYIGIVKQNSNWVDTDLQNSSLLSVKTEIVLDDSNINGSSPGFQQSNPQYLRQKEGNHSESSHVSNQYSPTNNSLYNCQQKHPTGCSQLFQGSSFPKIRSGQRKEHSKNDVCHLSNNSQPGLNSSGLDAEFHSVADHELRGTIWPHGSTLCEIQKPFDQVDHQMMAVQQNIHGYSIESEKISSGMNDEPIQVLRASSDLYSQSMIYQASNTMLDLLNKDRTSINHAPEMHLSAKISAQNESPRTETSVAACAKPCNNSPISLDQRTLQSSLAVGNSCSTYPPGHNVNDRFENQHAPASLKPIDLATNGLVYSSDSSMLKNADFISSELPVLKNQQVTQAAVTSVSSQHVGFPTGLFSQWVDVTTQPYALSSKPQKSPNFFRSLNSEDSSLETRSVLPNEQSSINSSRHEFIAQRFCASSGKPEYHEQQLVAESFIQKDSTEIINSFSVSSYNHDQDLYRENHLEANVVACSSLMTQSHQPSNKLEQNDTESPYQSLISLQSAQYISKHDGTVKNGQLFPIYDSKAASNTVKRFSGMAIESSMLPSIAATFIVSEQSSPNKLPSYATCQNMAVSKPKKRKVAFDMVPWHKEVQYDSFMLQNIRVAELEWAEASSRRPEEVKNEFEILEDMQSRFRAKRRLVFATQLMQQVFQPAPAVILSSDACSNCDGVTYFAARFSFADACLVTSNSQMPSDGNGMSPDKLKSYKRCIASDFSEAVEGLVDKVKKLEGELLSM, encoded by the exons ATGCACAATGAATCGGAAATTGTACCAAATCATAACCATTCTATGATTCAAGTGGGCTTACCACACCCGCAGTTTGACGTCTCGTTATGTGGAgcttctactccaaatattgaTAAAATTTCAGATCTATATTCTCACTTTCAAGGGCCTCCTGATCATTCTTCAAATCTGTCAACTAAGAACAATAATGGTGCTTTAGAAATGCCCTCCATGCAACCATCAGGATTCGGCAACTTGCTcttgaataaaaaaagaaatttgtaTTCAGATCTGATAAGCATGTCAGATGAGTCTTTACCATCCAATCAAGTTCCTGTTCAAGGTTTTAGCTGTGGAATCTCATATGGAAACTACTCCCATCAAGGAATGACAGCTCAGAGGAGTGCATTACCTCTGGAATCTGAGGCGAGACAAGAGAATGAGGGTTGGCATGAACTCACTCTGAGGAAAGTATTGAAACCTGCTCCGTCTGATCCTGATACTTCTCTTGACCCATTGGAGCAGAAGTTCTTATACAGTACAGATGACAACATTTTTGGATCTTCATTTAGCAGGAGTATAGATAATGGATTGGAAACATTTGCGAGTACTGCATTGGAGCACGCATCTTACATTGACAGATTTCCCACTATTCAAAGTGGTAGCTGGAGTGCGCTGATGCAGTCTGCCGTGGCAGAAACTTCTAGTGGTGATGGTGGGTTACAAGAAGAATGGAGTGGATTGAACTTTCAGAACTCAGAACTATTAACTGATAATCAAACCTCCAATTACATTGGTATTGTGAAGCAGAACAGCAATTGGGTCGATACAGACTTACAAAATTCCTCCCTTCTAAGTGTGAAAACTGAGATTGtgctggatgattcaaatataAATGGCTCATCCCCTGGTTTTCAACAGTCAAATCCCCAATATTTGAGGCAGAAAGAGGGTAATCACTCAGAATCTTCCCATGTTTCCAACCAATACTCCCCTACAAATAATAGCCTGTATAACTGTCAGCAGAAGCATCCTACGGGTTGTAGTCAGCTGTTTCAAGGTTCGAGTTTTCCCAAGATTAGGTCAGGTCAACGAAAAGAGCATTCAAAAAATGATGTATGTCATCTTAGCAATAACAGCCAGCCCGGCCTTAATAGCTCAG GACTTGATGCCGAGTTTCACTCTGTTGCAGATCATGAATTGAGAGGCACCATATGGCCTCATGGAAGTACCCTTTGTGAGATTCAAAAGCCATTTGACCAGGTCGATCATCAAATGATG GCGGTCCAGCAGAATATTCACGGTTATTCGATAgaatcagagaagatatcttctGGAATGAACGATGAACCTATACAAGTTCTAAGAGCTTCTTCTGATCTTTATAGTCAAAGTATGATTTATCAGGCAAG CAACACTATGCTTGATCTTCTTAACAAGGATAGGACATCCATCAATCATGCACCTGAAATGCACTTAAGTGCAAAAATCTCAGCTCAGAATGAATCACCACGAACTGAAACTTCTGTTGCAGCATGTGCCAAGCCATGCAATAATTCTCCTATTTCGCTGGATCAGCGGACTCTGCAGTCATCTTTGGCTGTG GGGAACTCATGTTCAACTTATCCTCCAGGCCATAATGTGAATGATCGTTTTGAGAACCAACATGCTCCAGCTTCACTTAAACCAATTGACTTGGCTACTAATGGCCTTGTTTATAGTTCTGACAGTTCTATGCTTAAAAATGCCGACTTTATAAGTTCAGAACTTCCAGTATTGAAGAATCAGCAAGTCACTCAAGCTGCAGTGACTTCAGTTTCATCACAACACGTGGGATTTCCAACCGGACTATTCTCTCAATGGGTAGATGTGACCACTCAGCCTTATGCTTTGTCCTCAAAACCTCAAAAATCTCCCAATTTCTTTCGTTCTCTCAATTCAGAAGATAGTAGCCTAGAAACTAGATCGGTGCTGCCAAATGAGCAGTCTAGTATAAATTCGTCTAGACACGAATTTATTGCGCAGAGGTTTTGTGCATCTTCAGGAAAACCAGAATATCATGAACAGCAGTTGGTTGCAGAAAGTTTTATCCAGAAGGACTCAACTGAGATAATTAATTCTTTCTCAGTAAGCAGTTATAATCATGATCAGGATTTGTATAGAGAGAATCACTTAGAAGCAAATGTTGTTGCTTGTAGTTCACTGATGACACAGTCACATCAGCCCTCTAATAAACTGGAGCAAAATGACACTGAGTCGCCTTATCAGTCGCTGATCAGTTTGCAGTCAGCCCAATATATTTCTAAGCATGATGGGACTGTCAAAAATGGGCAATTGTTCCCAATTTATGATTCAAAAGCTGCTAGCAATACTGTAAAAAGATTCTCAGGGATGGCAATTGAAAGCAGTATGTTGCCATCTATCGCAGCCACCTTTATAGTGAGTGAGCAATCGTCCCCTAATAAGTTGCCTTCATATGCCACATGTCAAAATATGGCAGTTTCAAAACCAAAGAAACGCAAAGTTGCATTTGACATGGTACCTTGGCACAAAGAAGTACAATATGATTCATTCATGCTTCAAAATATCAG AGTGGCTGAGTTAGAATGGGCGGAAGCTTCCAGTAGAAGACCTGAAGAA gttaaaaatgaatttgaaatccttGAAGATATGCAATCCAGGTTTCGAGCAAAAAGAAGGCTTGTTTTTGCAACACAGCTTATGCAACAGGTCTTTCAACCTGCACCTGCAGTTATTCTCTCCTCAGATGCCTGTTCAAATTGTGACGGGGTGACCTATTTTGCTGCAAGGTTCAGCTTTGCAGATGCATGCCTGGTGACTAGTAACTCTCAAATGCCATCAGATGGAAATGGCAT GTCACCTGACAAGTTAAAGAGTTATAAAAGATGTATTGCCTCTGATTTCTCCGAAGCTGTTGAAGGCTTAGTTGACAAAGTGAAGAAGCTTGAAGGTGAATTATTAAG TATGTGA
- the LOC140970810 gene encoding uncharacterized protein isoform X10, giving the protein MHNESEIVPNHNHSMIQVGLPHPQFDVSLCGASTPNIDKISDLYSHFQGPPDHSSNLSTKNNNGALEMPSMQPSGFGNLLLNKKRNLYSDLISMSDESLPSNQVPVQGFSCGISYGNYSHQGMTAQRSALPLESEARQENEGWHELTLRKVLKPAPSDPDTSLDPLEQKFLYSTDDNIFGSSFSRSIDNGLETFASTALEHASYIDRFPTIQSGSWSALMQSAVAETSSGDGGLQEEWSGLNFQNSELLTDNQTSNYIGIVKQNSNWVDTDLQNSSLLSVKTEIVLDDSNINGSSPGFQQSNPQYLRQKEGNHSESSHVSNQYSPTNNSLYNCQQKHPTGCSQLFQGSSFPKIRSGQRKEHSKNDVCHLSNNSQPGLNSSGLDAEFHSVADHELRGTIWPHGSTLCEIQKPFDQVDHQMMAVQQNIHGYSIESEKISSGMNDEPIQVLRASSDLYSQSMIYQASNTMLDLLNKDRTSINHAPEMHLSAKISAQNESPRTETSVAACAKPCNNSPISLDQRTLQSSLAVGNSCSTYPPGHNVNDRFENQHAPASLKPIDLATNGLVYSSDSSMLKNADFISSELPVLKNQQVTQAAVTSVSSQHVGFPTGLFSQWVDVTTQPYALSSKPQKSPNFFRSLNSEDSSLETRSVLPNEQSSINSSRHEFIAQRFCASSGKPEYHEQQLVAESFIQKDSTEIINSFSVSSYNHDQDLYRENHLEANVVACSSLMTQSHQPSNKLEQNDTESPYQSLISLQSAQYISKHDGTVKNGQLFPIYDSKAASNTVKRFSGMAIESSMLPSIAATFIVSEQSSPNKLPSYATCQNMAVSKPKKRKVAFDMVPWHKEVQYDSFMLQNIRVAELEWAEASSRRPEEVKNEFEILEDMQSRFRAKRRLVFATQLMQQVFQPAPAVILSSDACSNCDGVTYFAARFSFADACLVTSNSQMPSDGNGMSPDKLKSYKRCIASDFSEAVEGLVDKVKKLEGELLRHLVVYEINN; this is encoded by the exons ATGCACAATGAATCGGAAATTGTACCAAATCATAACCATTCTATGATTCAAGTGGGCTTACCACACCCGCAGTTTGACGTCTCGTTATGTGGAgcttctactccaaatattgaTAAAATTTCAGATCTATATTCTCACTTTCAAGGGCCTCCTGATCATTCTTCAAATCTGTCAACTAAGAACAATAATGGTGCTTTAGAAATGCCCTCCATGCAACCATCAGGATTCGGCAACTTGCTcttgaataaaaaaagaaatttgtaTTCAGATCTGATAAGCATGTCAGATGAGTCTTTACCATCCAATCAAGTTCCTGTTCAAGGTTTTAGCTGTGGAATCTCATATGGAAACTACTCCCATCAAGGAATGACAGCTCAGAGGAGTGCATTACCTCTGGAATCTGAGGCGAGACAAGAGAATGAGGGTTGGCATGAACTCACTCTGAGGAAAGTATTGAAACCTGCTCCGTCTGATCCTGATACTTCTCTTGACCCATTGGAGCAGAAGTTCTTATACAGTACAGATGACAACATTTTTGGATCTTCATTTAGCAGGAGTATAGATAATGGATTGGAAACATTTGCGAGTACTGCATTGGAGCACGCATCTTACATTGACAGATTTCCCACTATTCAAAGTGGTAGCTGGAGTGCGCTGATGCAGTCTGCCGTGGCAGAAACTTCTAGTGGTGATGGTGGGTTACAAGAAGAATGGAGTGGATTGAACTTTCAGAACTCAGAACTATTAACTGATAATCAAACCTCCAATTACATTGGTATTGTGAAGCAGAACAGCAATTGGGTCGATACAGACTTACAAAATTCCTCCCTTCTAAGTGTGAAAACTGAGATTGtgctggatgattcaaatataAATGGCTCATCCCCTGGTTTTCAACAGTCAAATCCCCAATATTTGAGGCAGAAAGAGGGTAATCACTCAGAATCTTCCCATGTTTCCAACCAATACTCCCCTACAAATAATAGCCTGTATAACTGTCAGCAGAAGCATCCTACGGGTTGTAGTCAGCTGTTTCAAGGTTCGAGTTTTCCCAAGATTAGGTCAGGTCAACGAAAAGAGCATTCAAAAAATGATGTATGTCATCTTAGCAATAACAGCCAGCCCGGCCTTAATAGCTCAG GACTTGATGCCGAGTTTCACTCTGTTGCAGATCATGAATTGAGAGGCACCATATGGCCTCATGGAAGTACCCTTTGTGAGATTCAAAAGCCATTTGACCAGGTCGATCATCAAATGATG GCGGTCCAGCAGAATATTCACGGTTATTCGATAgaatcagagaagatatcttctGGAATGAACGATGAACCTATACAAGTTCTAAGAGCTTCTTCTGATCTTTATAGTCAAAGTATGATTTATCAGGCAAG CAACACTATGCTTGATCTTCTTAACAAGGATAGGACATCCATCAATCATGCACCTGAAATGCACTTAAGTGCAAAAATCTCAGCTCAGAATGAATCACCACGAACTGAAACTTCTGTTGCAGCATGTGCCAAGCCATGCAATAATTCTCCTATTTCGCTGGATCAGCGGACTCTGCAGTCATCTTTGGCTGTG GGGAACTCATGTTCAACTTATCCTCCAGGCCATAATGTGAATGATCGTTTTGAGAACCAACATGCTCCAGCTTCACTTAAACCAATTGACTTGGCTACTAATGGCCTTGTTTATAGTTCTGACAGTTCTATGCTTAAAAATGCCGACTTTATAAGTTCAGAACTTCCAGTATTGAAGAATCAGCAAGTCACTCAAGCTGCAGTGACTTCAGTTTCATCACAACACGTGGGATTTCCAACCGGACTATTCTCTCAATGGGTAGATGTGACCACTCAGCCTTATGCTTTGTCCTCAAAACCTCAAAAATCTCCCAATTTCTTTCGTTCTCTCAATTCAGAAGATAGTAGCCTAGAAACTAGATCGGTGCTGCCAAATGAGCAGTCTAGTATAAATTCGTCTAGACACGAATTTATTGCGCAGAGGTTTTGTGCATCTTCAGGAAAACCAGAATATCATGAACAGCAGTTGGTTGCAGAAAGTTTTATCCAGAAGGACTCAACTGAGATAATTAATTCTTTCTCAGTAAGCAGTTATAATCATGATCAGGATTTGTATAGAGAGAATCACTTAGAAGCAAATGTTGTTGCTTGTAGTTCACTGATGACACAGTCACATCAGCCCTCTAATAAACTGGAGCAAAATGACACTGAGTCGCCTTATCAGTCGCTGATCAGTTTGCAGTCAGCCCAATATATTTCTAAGCATGATGGGACTGTCAAAAATGGGCAATTGTTCCCAATTTATGATTCAAAAGCTGCTAGCAATACTGTAAAAAGATTCTCAGGGATGGCAATTGAAAGCAGTATGTTGCCATCTATCGCAGCCACCTTTATAGTGAGTGAGCAATCGTCCCCTAATAAGTTGCCTTCATATGCCACATGTCAAAATATGGCAGTTTCAAAACCAAAGAAACGCAAAGTTGCATTTGACATGGTACCTTGGCACAAAGAAGTACAATATGATTCATTCATGCTTCAAAATATCAG AGTGGCTGAGTTAGAATGGGCGGAAGCTTCCAGTAGAAGACCTGAAGAA gttaaaaatgaatttgaaatccttGAAGATATGCAATCCAGGTTTCGAGCAAAAAGAAGGCTTGTTTTTGCAACACAGCTTATGCAACAGGTCTTTCAACCTGCACCTGCAGTTATTCTCTCCTCAGATGCCTGTTCAAATTGTGACGGGGTGACCTATTTTGCTGCAAGGTTCAGCTTTGCAGATGCATGCCTGGTGACTAGTAACTCTCAAATGCCATCAGATGGAAATGGCAT GTCACCTGACAAGTTAAAGAGTTATAAAAGATGTATTGCCTCTGATTTCTCCGAAGCTGTTGAAGGCTTAGTTGACAAAGTGAAGAAGCTTGAAGGTGAATTATTAAG GCATTTGGTTgtatatgaaataaataattga